A DNA window from Xanthomonas campestris pv. campestris str. ATCC 33913 contains the following coding sequences:
- the yjjJ gene encoding type II toxin-antitoxin system HipA family toxin YjjJ, whose translation MRGAELAVRVGVSRPTLSRLVADAGPAVLRYGRARSTGYAATGELRGERMWPLYRIDHDARVIPLGQLLALHDDHFFVELLQDNPVLLHSPLDTGVFASLPWFIDDQRPQGFLGRNLAHRISAPLRLPDNLALWSPRDNLVAMLSVGHDQPGDLLIGERALALALAAIEHPEVIATQARTEEYLSRAEAALRGEAVGSSAAGKQPKFTAVLKEREAYRPVIVKFTDQIDQPTGRRWADLLQMEWLASQILVAAGIPAAATQVLQAGGRVFLESTRFDRTAALGRRGFVSLMSLFASFYGDANVSTWRTLAPLLKRDGWLSPEDAERLEVISWFGTLIGNTDMHLGNAALVLADTLPLQLAPVYDMLPMALRPASSGEVVHRDIEIPPPTVDQFAQWRRAAGMAEQFWQHAIDDDTLSEQMRGIATRALASLRRTASRLA comes from the coding sequence ATGCGTGGGGCCGAGTTGGCGGTGCGCGTGGGCGTGAGCCGGCCGACTCTGTCTCGCCTAGTCGCAGATGCAGGCCCTGCGGTGCTGCGTTATGGCAGGGCGCGCAGCACCGGCTACGCGGCCACCGGTGAACTGCGGGGCGAGCGTATGTGGCCGCTCTATCGGATTGATCACGATGCCCGCGTCATACCGCTGGGCCAACTATTGGCACTCCACGACGACCACTTCTTTGTCGAACTTTTGCAGGACAACCCCGTTCTATTGCATTCGCCATTGGACACCGGCGTGTTCGCATCGCTGCCCTGGTTTATAGACGACCAAAGGCCGCAGGGATTTCTTGGTCGCAACCTGGCACACCGTATTTCTGCGCCGTTGCGCCTTCCGGACAACTTGGCGCTGTGGTCGCCCAGGGACAACCTTGTGGCCATGCTGTCGGTTGGTCACGACCAGCCTGGCGATCTGCTGATCGGCGAGCGCGCACTGGCTCTGGCTTTGGCGGCGATCGAACACCCTGAAGTTATCGCCACGCAGGCACGCACCGAGGAATATCTCAGTCGCGCCGAAGCTGCATTGCGCGGCGAGGCCGTTGGCTCGTCTGCCGCCGGCAAACAGCCGAAGTTCACCGCAGTGCTGAAGGAACGCGAAGCATACCGACCCGTGATCGTCAAGTTCACCGATCAGATCGATCAACCCACCGGCCGGCGCTGGGCGGATCTTTTACAGATGGAATGGTTGGCCAGCCAGATTCTCGTTGCCGCCGGCATCCCTGCTGCGGCAACACAGGTACTGCAGGCAGGCGGGCGCGTCTTTCTCGAATCGACACGCTTCGATCGGACTGCTGCGTTAGGCCGACGCGGATTCGTCTCGCTGATGTCGCTGTTTGCGTCCTTTTATGGCGACGCAAACGTCAGCACCTGGCGAACACTTGCTCCACTACTCAAACGCGATGGCTGGCTGAGCCCGGAAGACGCCGAGCGCCTGGAAGTGATCAGCTGGTTCGGGACCCTCATCGGCAATACCGACATGCACCTGGGCAATGCCGCACTGGTACTCGCCGATACCCTGCCCCTGCAGCTTGCCCCGGTGTACGACATGTTGCCGATGGCGCTGCGCCCGGCATCCAGTGGCGAAGTCGTGCACAGAGACATCGAGATTCCGCCGCCCACCGTGGATCAATTCGCCCAATGGCGGCGCGCTGCCGGAATGGCCGAGCAGTTCTGGCAACATGCGATCGACGACGACACTCTGAGCGAACAGATGCGCGGCATTGCCACGCGCGCGTTGGCAAGCTTGCGTCGAACCGCATCACGCCTTGCCTGA